The Hymenobacter oligotrophus genome segment GGAACTAGCCGCCGCTCAGGCCACCGACGTGGTAGGGCTGCGCCACCATTTGCACGCTCATCCGGAGCTTTCTTTCGAAGAATACCAAACGGCCGCGTTCGTAGCCGACGAGCTGCGCAAGCTCGGCCTCGAGCCGCAACCGATTGCCAATACCGGCCTCGTGGCGCTTATCGAGGGCCGCAACCCCGGCCGCCGCACCGTGGCCCTGCGCGCCGACATGGACGCGCTGCCCATTCAGGAGCAAAACGATGTGCCGTACCGCTCGCAAAACCCCGGCGTGATGCACGCCTGCGGCCACGATGTGCACACCTCCTCGTTGCTGGGGGTGGCCCGCATTTTGGTGCAGCTCCGCGACGAGTTCGAGGGCACCGTAAAGCTCATGTTTCAGCCCGGCGAGGAGGTAGTGCCCGGCGGGGCATCCATCATGATTAAAGAAGGTGTGCTCGATAACCCCGCGCCGCAAACGGTGCTCGGGCAGCACGTGTTTCCGCAGCTACCGGCCGGCAAAGTGGGCATTCACGCGGGGCGCTACATGGCCTCGGCCGACGAGCTGTACCTGACCATCCGCGGCAAGGGCGGCCACGGCGCCATGCCCGACCTGAATATCGATACCGTGCTGGTAGCGGCCAACCTGATTGTGGCGGCTCAGCAGCTGGTAAGCCGCCGTGCCAACCCCAAGATTCCTTCGGTGCTGTCCTTCGGCAAAGTCATTGCCCAAGGCGCCACCAACGTCATCCCGAACGAAGTTTATATCGAAGGCACCTTCCGGACCATGGATGAGCAGTGGCGCGAGCAAGCTCACGTGCACCTGCGCCAGCTCTGCGAAGGTTTGGCCGCTTCGATGGGTGCAAGCTGCGAGTTGGAAATCCGCCGCGGCTATCCTTGCCTCGACAACGACGTGGACGTGACCCAACGGGTGCGCGCTGCCATGGTTGAGTACCTCGGCGAAGAAAATGTCGTTGACATTGATCAGTGGATGGCATCCGAGGACTTTGCTTTCTTCTCGCAGGCCGCGCCGTCGTGCTTTTACCGCTTGGGTACCCGCGCCCTCGACGGTCGGTACGCTGCTTCCGTACACACGCCTGTTTTCGACATCGAAGCCCACGCCCTCGCGGTAGGGCCCGGCCTGATGGCTTGGCTTGCCCTGAACGAGTTGCAGGCCTAGGTGCCGCGAGGCGTTGTTGCTACCAAGAGCAAACCGATGAGCGTAAAAAAAGTACTCTGCATAGTGGGGTTGTTGGTGCTGCCGGGCTTGGCCCTAGGTCAGCGGCGCATCAACAACCCCACGCAGCTGTGGCCCGAGCTGCAAGGCGAGCTGGCCCTGCAAAACAACGCGTATCTGTGGCTAAGCGCGCAAAACCAACGCGCCGCCGAAAGCCGCTACAACAACGGCACCTTCGACTATGTGCTGCTGCGTGCCGGCTACGAACGCTTTTGGAGCGAGCAGTGGAGCTGGGGCCTAACCGGCCGCTACGCCGCCACCTCGGCCGACGATAGTTTCACGCCCGAACTACTGCTGCGCCACCGCAGCCGCTTACTGGGGCTTACCCTAGGTCAGCGGCTAAGCCTGGAGTACGCTTTGCAAGGAGGGGCAGCTCGCAACCTGGGGGCCGCGCGCCTGCGCCTCGATGCCGAACGCATTATACCCGTTGGCAACATTGCATTGCGCCCCCGCGTGGCCTGGGAAGGTGGCCTAAACCTTCGGCTGCAGCCACCCGACGACCAGCCCGACGAACGGACGCTCGACCAAAGCCGGTTTCGGGCCGAAGTGGGTATTCGTGTATCCGACCACCTCGATTTGACGCCCTACTTCGCGCGGCAGACGGACTTCACCATCACGCAGTTTCAGTTCGACGCCGATGGCAATATCACCTCAGGCGGCCGCACCAACATCGTCACGCCTATTGTCGGGCTTGATGTGCGTTTTACCCTATTCCAAGGCAAGCAGTCCTTCGAGCGAATACAGTTGCCAACGCAACATTAATGACTTAATGTCATTAGCTGTTTCAAGCGAAAAAGCCTCTTTGATCTTTCTGGTATGGTTTACCAGCAACTAAGGTTACAAGGTCTAAAAAGATATAGTTAGTATTTAAGACATTTTGTCTGGTAAATGCGAGTGGTACGAAATTTACAATAGAGGAGGTGTCCAGCGCAATGCCGGACACCTTTCCATTTGAAATCAGACCACTTTCTTACTACTATGGCAACCATGTTTAATTCGCTTCCGGCGCTTCGCAATGCTCGCAGCTTCGACTCGATTGTAAACCAGTTGTTGAACGACACGCTGCCGGGCTTCACAACCACCGGCACTGGCTTTATGCCGGCTGCCGATGTGCTAGAAACCGCCAACGGATTTGAGCTGCTGCTTACCCTGCCCGGCGTACCAAAAGATGCCCTGCAGATTGAGGTGCTCGAAGGCACGCTTACGGTAAGCGGCGAGCGTAAGGCTCCGGCTACCGAGGGCGAAAACGCTCCCAAGGTGCGCCGCATCGAGTCGAGCTATGGCACCTTCACCCGCAAGTTCCGCCTGCCCGACACCGTGAATGCCGAAGCTATCGAAGCTGAGCTAACCGACGGTGTACTGCGCCTGGTGCTGCCCTTCGACACGGTTAAAACCACTAAGCGTCAGATTGAGGTGCGCTAACTGCTGGCCCGTCTGCAAAAAAGGCACCCTTTGGCGGTGCCTTTTTTGTTGGCTCAAGTGTTGTTAGTATAGCATCGCAGATGCAACCCTGTACGAAGGCCGCTGTATCTTACGTTAGGCCGCAAACAAGCTTTTGAAGTTCACGAAAGCTTTCGTACTTTAACTTCAGACTCTCAACTTACCCAATATCTATCTTACCCATGCAAGCCAAACAAATGATGCTCGGCCTCATGGCCTCCGCCGTACTAGGTGGGAGCGTGGCCGTGGGAGGGTACAAGCTGCTGGAGCCGGAGCGCTCAACGGAGCCGCAATCGGTAGCCTCTGACCCGAACGTGCGCTACACCAGCGCCCTGCGGAACTCAACTTACAACGTGCCCGAGGGCCTGAACTTTGTGGCGGCTGCATCGGCCGTTACGCCGGCTGTGGTGCACGTAATGACCGAGTACGCCCCGAAGGTGGCCCAGAACGACGCCATTCGCATGGATCCGTTCCTGCGTCAGTTCTTCGGCGACGATTTCAACGGTTACCACTCGCCGCAGCGCGGCCCGCAGGTAGGCTCGGGTTCGGGCGTTATCATTGCGGCCAACGGCTACATTGTTACCAACAACCACGTAATCGACAAAGCCGACAAGATTGAGGTAGTGCTCGACGACAAGCGCAAGTACAGCGCCAAGCTCGTGGGCACCGACCCCACCACCGACCTGGCCCTGCTGAAGGTGGAGGCCGACAACCTGCCCTACGTGCGTTACGGCAACTCCGACCAAGTGAAGGTAGGCGAGTGGGTGCTGGCCGTGGGCAACCCCTTCAACCTCAACTCCACCGTTACGGCGGGCATCATTTCGGCCAAAGGGCGCAACATCAACATCCTGAGCCGCGAAGACCGCATGGGGATTGAGTCGTTCCTGCAAACCGACGCGGTGGTGAACCCCGGTAACTCGGGCGGTGCGCTCGTGAACCTGAACGGCGACCTGATCGGCATCAACTCGGCCATTGCTTCGCGCACGGGTTCGTTCGAGGGCTACTCGTTTGCCGTGCCCAGCTCCATCGTGAGCAAGGTGATTGACGACCTGCTGAAGTACAAAGTGGTACAGCGCGCTTTGCTAGGTGTGAACATCCGCGAAGTTGACGCTACGCTGGCTTCGGAAAAACAGCTGAAGTCGCTCGACGGCGTGTACGTGGTGGGCCTGAGCAAGGGCAGCGCCGCTGCCGATGCCGGCCTGCGCGAAGGCGACATCATCACCGAAATCAACGGCGTGAAGGTGAACACCTCGTCGCAGCTGCAAGAGCAGGTAGCCCGCTTCCGCCCCGGCGACAAGATCAAGGTTACCTACGTACGCGGCGACGACCGCAAGACCACCAACGCTACCCTGCGCAACTCGGCCGGCACCACCGACATCGTGCGCGAGGAAACCGCTGCCACCGTTGAGTACGAAGGCGCCAAGTTCTCGCCGCTAAGCCGGCAGGAGATGAGCCGCCTCGACCTCGAAGGCGGTGCTAAAATCAGCGGCGTGCGTGGCTCCAACTTCCGCGAAACCGGCATCGGCGACGGGTTCATCATCACCCGCATCGACAAGAACAAGGTGAGCAAGCCGCAGGACGTGAAGCGTTTCCTCGAAGCTGCCAAAGAAAACCAAGGCGCGCTGGTGGAGGGGGTATACCCCGACGGCCGCAAAGCCTACTACCCCATTGGCCAAGCCGAATAAGCGGCTGCTGCCTAGCCAAAAGCCCCCGCCACCTAGGCGGGGGCTTTTTTGTTAGCTTTGTTTCGATAGCCAAACCTGCGTGGCGCCGCGTTGGGCAAGGGGCAAGCCACCCGTCGGCCCCTAGGTTGCCCAGCGGCCAGCCCCAAGCAGGAGCCACCATCAACCGGCGCAGCACAACTGCCCAACCAACCCTTACCCACCCCATGAAACTAGCCATCGAAGAAGCCGCCGCAACCGGCACCGACGTGCAAGAACACGACCACCACGGCATTCGCCAGGTGCTCCGCGACCTAGGTATTCAGGACATCAACGCCGCCTACAGCACCGGCCTGCAATGGGGCGGCGAAGCCAACGAGCAGGTAAGCAGCATCAGCTCGCCTACCGATGGCAAGCTGATCGGCAAAGTGCGCATGGCCACCGCGCACGACTACGAGCAGGTGGTGCTGCAGGCACAGGAGGCGTTTAAAAGCTGGCGCCTGGTGCCCGCCCCCAAGCGCGGCGAAATTGTGCGCCAAATCGGCAACAAGCTGCGGCAGTACAAAGAGCCCCTGGGTAAGCTGGTGAGCTACGAGATGGGCAAGATTTTGCAGGAGGGCTTGGGCGAGGTGCAGGAGATGATTGACATCTGCGACTTTGCCGTGGGCCTTTCGCGCCAGCTGCACGGCCTCACCATGCACTCGGAGCGCCCTGCCCACCGCATGTACGAGCAGTACCACCCCCTAGGCGTGGTGGGCATTATTTCGGCCTTCAACTTTCCGGTGGCGGTGTGGAGCTGGAACGCCATGCTCGCGGCCGTGTGCGGCGACGTGTGCATCTGGAAGCCCTCCGAAAAGACGCCGCTGGTAGCCGTGGCCGTGCAGCACATCATCAAAGACGTACTGCAGGAAAACGAGCTGCCCGAGGGTATTTTCAACCTGGTAGTGGGCGATGCCGAAATCGGCGGCCTGATGGCGGCCGACGAGCGCGTGCCGCTGGTATCGGCTACGGGCTCCACCCGTATGGGCAAAAAGGTAGGTGCCGTAGTGGGTGCCCGCCTAGGCAAGGCGCTGCTCGAGCTGGGCGGCAACAACGCCATTGTCCTCACCGCCAACGCCGACCTCGACATTGCCATTCGGGCGGTGTTGTTCGGGGCCGTGGGCACGGCCGGCCAGCGTTGCACCACCACGCGCCGCCTCATCATCCACGACTCGATTTACGACGACGTGAAGCAGCGCTTGTTGGCCGCTTACCCCAAGCTGCCCGTAGGCCACCCGCTGCAAGAGGGCAACCTAGTAGGTCCGCTGATCGACCAGGATGCCGTGCGCGGCTTCACGGATGCCCTAGGTCGGGTGCAGCAGGAGGGCGGCAAGCTGCTCACGGGCGGCGAGGTGCTCAGCGGCACGGGCTACGAAACCGGTACGTACGTACAGCCCGCCTTGGTAGAGGCCGAAAACCATTACCACACGGTGCAGGAAGAAACCTTCGCGCCCATTCTGTACCTCATTCGCTACTCCGGCGACGTGCAAAACGCCATTGAGCTGCAGAACGGCGTACGCCAAGGCTTGTCGTCTTCGATCTTCTCGCTAAACATGCGCGAAACCGAGGCGTTCCTGGCCGCTACCGGCTCCGACTGCGGCATTGCCAACGTAAACATTGGTACCTCGGGTGCCGAAATCGGCGGTGCATTTGGTGGCGAAAAGGAAACCGGCGGCGGCCGCGAATCGGGCTCCGACGCCTGGAAGATTTACATGCGCCGCCAAACCAACACCATCAACTACAGCACGCAATTGCCACTGGCACAGGGTATTAAATTTGATATCTAAGCCGCTCGCGGCTTCGATAAGCACCAAAAACGAAGGGCTGCCCCGTGTGGGGCAGCCCTTCGTTTTTGGGGGCGCCGCACCTAGGGGCCGGGCGGGGCGACTGCTTATTTGGCCAGCTGCACGTCGCCGTGGCCCTTGCACAGGTAGCCCTGTATGCCGGGGTTCAACTCGTTGTACATCACGTAGTACAGGCGGTAGGTGTGGCCTTTTTCAAGCTTGGGGCCATCGAGCACCAGCGCAAAGTCGAACAGCATATTGGCAGCCCCGCGCACGTTGGCTTCGGAGTACAGCGTGCCGGACTGCACCACGCGGTAGCGGCGGTTTACCAACGCGTAGCGAATACGCGGGCGCACCGGCCCTAGGGGCTGAAAATCGACGCCAAAGTTGGCGAACTTGGGCGCGGGGTTGGGATACAGCAAAAAACGGGTGTCGCGCAGCAGCGGGCTAGTGGCCCCATCAATGGCGAAGGGCAAATCCCGGAACAGCTCCCGCTCTTGCTTGTTCCAGGCCAAATCGGTGGTCCACTCGCCGGGGTTGGCGCTGCCCAGCGGGCGGCCCTGTGCATCGGTGCGCGCAATGCTGCTGTCGTCGCCGCCGCCGAAATCTATTTTTTCGCAGGCGGCCAGCGGCAAGCCCAGCAAAAGCAACTTACTGATAACGCGAACGAACATGTGCCTGGGCAGTAAGGGGTAACTAGCTTGCCGACGTTGGCTGCACCCACGGCCCCAATTTAGGCCAAGGTTGGCAACGCGCCAACACTGGTCACGCCCCGCAAGGCCAGGTCAGCGCTTAATCTTAATGTCGCCGTGGCCTTTGAGGTACAGCTGATTGTTGGCGTCGTACACCACGTAGTAGAGACGGTAGAGCTTGCCATCCTCGAACTTATCGGCTGGAAATTGCACAGCAAACTTTTGCTCGGAGCCGGCGTTGGCCGGGCCGGCAAAGCGGTGCACCGGGCGGTACTTCTTGTCGACCACCACAGCGCGCATTTGCAGCGGCTCGGCGGCGGGGGCAGGGGTGTTCCGCACCGGGCGGTTGCCTAGGTAAAAGTGGACGTATTCGGCGCAGGGGTTGGGGTAGAGGCCGATGCTGTTGAACGCGCCCCGCCCGGCTGCGTTCAGGTTCACGCCGCTGTCCTTAAACAAGTCGCGCTCCTGCTTGTCCCAACTACCGTCGGCGGTCCAGTCGGTTTTATCCACCTCGCCCGTGGGGTAATTCTGAACGTCCTTCTCGGTGTAGCCTTCCTTAGGCCCGAAATCGACCCGATTGCAGCTGGCCAGCACGGTCCCGGCGGCCAGGCCGCTGGCCACGGCCCGTAAAAACTTATTCACAAAACAATACTTGCAGACGCGGCGGGTTCCGCTTGCCAAATATAGCTGCCCGCACCTAGGGAACTTTAAAGCAACGTGCAACCTCATGCTAGGTGCGGGGTCTTTGGAGTGCTGATGATCAGGAGAGTGGAAAATATCCCGACGATGCCCGACCTTTATCATCCACCTCCCGCCATTAGCGAACCCCCGCAACCAACTGCTGCGCCTATGGAAGCTGTTGCCTACGTTGATATTAATGCTCCGCTGGTGGAGCGCTGCCGCCTCGGCGACCGGCGCGCCCAAGCTGAGATTTACAAGCGCTACGCCAAAGCCATGTTCAACGCCTCGTTGCGCATTACGGGCGACTATGCCGAGGCCGAAGACGTGCTGCAAGAATCGTTTCTGAGCGCGTTCCGTGAGCTGCACACCTACAAGGGCGATTCGTCGTTCGGCTCGTGGCTCAAGCGCATTGTTATCAACAAGAGCATTAACTGTTTGCGCAACCGCCGCCTGCAGCTGGTGCCCCTGGCCGAGCAGCACGACGGCGCTGGCTCGGAGGAGTTTGTAACTCCGGGCGAGGCCGACGACGTACAGTGGCGGGCCGATGTGCTGCGCCGCTGCATACAGGAGCTGCCCGATGGTTACCGCCTCGTGCTGACCCTGTACCTGCTCGAAGGTTACGACCACGGCGAAATCGCCACCATTCTGGACATTACCGAATCTACTTCCAAGTCGCAATACAGCCGCGCCCGTAAAAAGCTTCTGGAGCTGGCGCGCGAACACGGCTTGTCTTAATTGTTTCACTGAACAGCGGCCAACCGGGCACCCACCCAACCTCAACAGCGCCCCGGCCGCGGGGAGCCACGTGCGAAAGACCATGACTGTCATGAAACCTAACTCCGGACTAGAAGGCTTTGTGGAGCGGCACCGCGCCGACTTCGACAACTTCGAGCCGCGTGCCGACTTGTGGGACGCCATCGAAGCACGCCTGGATGAGCCGGCCGACGAGGACGAAACGCCCACCCACGTTTTGCCCCTCAACCCGACTGTTTCACCCACCCACCTTGATACCCCTGCCGCTACTACGCCCTCGTTTGCGTGGCAGCGCTACGTAGCCGCCGCGGCGGTTGCCATTATGCTGCTGGCCGGTGGCTACGGCCTGCGCCGCGCCGATGAGCTGAACTCGTCGTCGGGAGCTGTTGCCAGCGCCGACTACGCCCTGCCGGCCATGGAACAGCAGCCCAACGCGGTTGCCGAGGTAGTAGGTGCCCCCGAGCCCATGGCGGTATCGGCTGGCCAGCCGGCCGAGCAGCGTTTGGCAGCATCGGTGCGCCGCATGGAAGCTTACTACGCTTCGCAGATTCTGGAAAAGCAGCACGAACTGCGCCAGCTCGATGAAAGCGCTACGCCCGGCACCATGCCCCAGGCCGCCGATTGGAAGCACGAGCTAACGGCTTTGGACTCCACGTACCGGCAGCTGCGCACCGAGCTGTACCGCAACCCCGACCCCGATGCGGTGCTCGAAGCCATGAATCGCAACCTGCAAATCCGGTTGGATATCCTGAACCAGCAGTTGCGCACCCGCGAGCAAATTCGCCAGTACCACGACGAGTCTTACGCCGAGGTAGCCAAATAACCCCGCTTACCCACCCCATGCGTTCTTTGCTCCGACCTTCTTCGCGCTGGGCTTTGCCTTTGCTGGCAGCCCTGGCTACTGTTGCCGCCCCGGCGGTGGCGCAGGTACGGGCCTCGGCACCGGTAGGCGGCTTTGTGCAGCCCTGCCCCGACGACCGGTACTGGGACCAGCCCACGCCCGACGCGTTTTTTCAGCAGGTGCAGCAAAACGGTGCCCAGCCCGATCCGGCCGCGGCTCCGCTGCCCGCCTTCGAGAAAAGCCGCAAAATCAGCCGCACGTTTAAGGCTGCACCCGGCCGCTCCTTTACGCTCGATACCCGTTACGGCCGCGTGCAGGTAAACACCTGGAGCCGCAACGAGATTAAGACCGAGGTCGACATCATTGCCCGGGCCGACGAAGAAGCCAAAGCGCAGCAACTGCTCGATATGATTCAGGTGCTGATGCAGGAGCAGCCCGGCCCCGAGGGCGGTGTGGTGGTGCAAACCCGCTTGGGCGAAATGCCGCGCGAGTGCTACAGCCGCCAGCGCCTCTACGAAATCAACTACACGGTTTGGATGCCGAAGAACACGCCCCTGAAGGTGCGCAACAGCTTCGGGGATGTAAGCCTAACCGGCGACCTAACCGGCCCCGCCGACCTAAGCGTGTGCTACGGCAGCCTGCGCACCGCCCGCCTCGACGGGCCGCGCAACAGCGTCCGCATCAACAACGGCGCCGCCGCGGTGCAGTATGCCCGCCAAGCCACTCTCGAGGCCAACCACTCGCGCCTGCGCCTGGAAGAAGGCCAAGTAGTGGATTTGCGCAACAACGGTTCCGACATCGACATTGGAACCGTGGAAAGCTTGGCAGTGCACAGCAAGTACGGCGACGTGAACCTAGGCACCGTGCGCTCGTTGCAGGGCACCACCGGCTACTCGCGCTTCAGCGTGTACAAGGTGTCGGAGCAGCTCGATATGAAGGTGCAGTACTGCCCCGCGTTTGAGGTGCGCACCACGGGCCCCAACTTCCGCCGCATCAACGTGGATGGCGGTTACAGCACCATTCTGCTGAACTTCCCCGACAACGCCGGCTTCGTGTTCGATGTGAACTCCGAAAACGGCAAGGTGCAGATGGACAAGCGCTTCGTGAAGGTTAAAACCGAGGAAAACAGCTCGTCGCTAACGGAGGTGCAGGGCCAGTACGGCGTGGTGCAAGTCCGCCCCACGCGCCCCGCCAGCAGCGTCAACATCCGCACCCGTTACAGCAACGTCAGCTTCAACCGCTAAGCCAGTGCCCTAGGTGGGCCACGTGGCAACCGAACCAAGAGCCGGCAACTGCCGGCTTTTGGTTTTTAGGGCGTTGTCGTGTGGGCTGTAATAGATAGAAGGGTTGGTGCAGTAGCTTTGCCGCATGCGCATATTTCTGCCGTTGCTCTGCCTGATGCTAGCCTTTGTAGCTGGGCACGCCCAAACCACTGCCGTTATGCAAAGCCCCACCGTTGCCAAATCGAGCATGCACACGCTTACGCTGCGTCTGCGCCCCGGCCAGGATCTTCGGCAGCAACTTATGGCTTTGGTAAAGGCCGAAGGCATCAAGGCCGGAGCGATGATTACGTGCGTCGGAAGCCTCACGCAGGTTACGCTGCGCCTGGCAAACCAAGAGGGGCCCACGGAATACCGCGGCCATTTCGAAATCGTGTCGTTGGTAGGCACGCTGGCCGAAAGTGGTAGCCACTTGCACCTGTCGGTAGCCGACTCCACGGGGCGCACCATCGGCGGCCACCTGCTCGATGGCAACCTCATCTACACCACCGCCGAAGTGGTAGTGGGTGTGCTCGGTGAGGTAGAGTTTCGACGCGAAGAAGACCTCACTTTTGGCTACAAGGAACTGACCGTACGCCCTAAGGTGCCGCGTAAGGCTGGCAAGCGTAGGCCCTAGTTCAGCGTGTAGCGCTCCAGTTCCAACTTACGGTCGAGCATGTTCGAGTCGCGCTGGTAAATATCAGTGCGTACCATGCCCACGCCCTGCGTCACGTACTCCTCGCGCTTAATGATTTGGGGCGTGGGGTTGCCGGGGTATTCGTACTGGTATTTCATGCTGTACTGCCGGGCATCGTAGCTGGTGCCGTTGCAAAGCACGGGTTGCTGCGCCTCAGCGCGGTTGGTAAACACCCACAGCTTGTAGTTGGGGTACTGGTAGCCGATGCCAATGCCGTTGTGCCGGGCGTTGGGGTAGATAATCACGCCGTCGTTGTTGGCGCGGTTGAAGTACACGTAGCCGTTGGCGTGGTTTTGCACGATGGATCGGTCGCTGAGCACAAACCAACGGCTTTTGTTGATGGTGGTGTCCTTCACCACCGAGCGCGCGTAGCGGGCCTCGCGGTACACGTCGCCGTTGCCATCGTAGTACGACACTTTGTACACCCACTCGTTGCCCACGGCCAAGGGCATAATTTCCTCCACGGGCTCGGGGTCCCGGTCTTTGTTGCAGGCCAGGGCGCCTAGGGCAAGCAGCCCCAGCGCCAATAGCCGTACCGAAGTGCGGCCCGCGGTAACGGCAGATAAGCGACGAAAAGATGGCAGCATGAGTGGCAGGGAATAAGTGCGTTAAAACGAATAGTAACCCAATGATACTCGCTGCCGCGCCAAAGTTGCAAAGCCGCTCCTTGTGCTTCGGAAACCAATACCCACCTAGGGTTGGCAAATGCCGCTTACCTTAGGCTATTATCCGCTACGCTCATGAGCTCATCCGTACCTGCCGCCCCCGCGCCGCTCACCGATACCCCGCAGCTAGCTGCTTTTCGGAACAAGCTGCTTAGCCCCGTAAAGCAGCGCCTGTTTATGCTGACGCAGTTGCCGGCCGCGGGCTTTGCGGGCGTGCGCGTCGAGAGCATCAGTTTGGAAGCGGCTGCGGTATCAGTGCCGTTTGCTTACTTCACCAAAAATCCGTTTCGCAGCGTTTACTTTGCCTGCCTGAGCATGGCGGCCGAGATGGCCTCGGGCGTGCTGGCCATGATGCACACCACCAGTGGCACGCCCGTGTCGATGTTGGTGGTAGGTATGGAGGCAGATTTTCATAAGAAAGCCACTACGCGCATCGTGTTCGAGTCCGTCGATGGAGCCGCCATTGCGCAGGCCGTGGCCGAAAGCCGCCAAACGGGCCAAGGCCGCACGGTGGTGGCCACCAGTACTGGCCGCGACGCCGCCGGCGACGTGGTAGCAGTGTTCCGCATAACGTGGTCGTTCCGGGCGAAAAACCGCTGAGAAATAGGGCGGTAGCTAGGAAAGGGAATTTATTTTAGCTGTAAAGCTGAATAAGCACAACCAAGTTTATTTTTGGTATAAAACAGTATTTGCCTTATCTAATGTTGCTGTCGAGTTTGACCAACCCAGAGACATAAAAAAGCCCGCTGCAATGGTTGCAGCGGGCTTTTTTATTAATATTCAATAGATGCTATTAATGGCGCTCGGGTAGGGTATCCTTGGTTAGTATATCCACCAAACCGTCTTCGCTTACCACAATGGCCATGCATGGGTACGGGCTGCTTTCCACGTAGCGCAGGGCCGAGTTGTAGCGGGCACCGCGCGTGCTGGAGCCACGGCCCGAAGCTTTGCCATCGAGAATAACGCCAATGGAATAGCAGTACGCTTCGGGGTCGATGAGCACGGCGCCGTCGATGGCCGTTACCAGGCGCGTGATGAGCGGCGTAAGCGGCACCGGCTCGATTAGGGTGCACTGCAGCTTCAGGCGGTCGGCTTCGGCCAAGGCTTCGGTAGTAATTACCACGAGCGTGCCCGATTGCTGCCGGCTGGCTTCTACCAACACCTCCCACAGGCGCTCTACCTTGGCGGCGTCGGTAAGGTCGAAGGTTTGGCGCAGGCCCTGCCGGAATTCCGAGCGGCTCAGGCGAGTTTGGGGCAGGCTGGGCTGGCCGTACGAGGAGCGCATGAGCACTTGCCCGCCGTGCCGAAACTCCCACACGTAGTGGTGCAAAAAGCCAATCACAAACAAATCCTCGCGGCTGCTGTCGTAGTGGCCCACCTGCCGACCTAGGGCGTACACGTTTTCGCCGTCGGCCAGCAGGCTCACGTCGTTGCTGGTCATCTGCAGCAGCTTGCGCACGGCCCGGTAATCGGAAAGCGGAGTGGGGCAGGTAAGGGCAAAAATTTCCTGCACATTGGGGTGGCCGCGGCGCGCCAGCAGCACCTGGCCCACGCCCGCCGTGCCCTCGTAGCGCAACGACGACACCGTGTTTAGGGTGTTGAACAGCTTGGCGGCGGCGGGGTCCATGCCCAGGGCCTGTGCGGGCGTGTCCATCAGCAGCTTGCCGGCCGAGCGCACCACCTCGTCGGTGTCGCGGGGGCGCTGCAGCAGGCCGGAGCCGGGCTCGGGCTCGGTCAGCGACTTGATGCACTCTTCGTGAAAGCGCCGAACGGCAGCCTCAATCAACGACGAAGCCAACGGGCGGCCATCGGTGTAAAAGCGGTTGGGCTGCAAGGCCGGGTGCGCTTTCAGGAACTTGCGGCGCACGCGCAGAATCGTGACCACGAAGAACTCCCCAATCAGCACGGGCCAGCCGGCAAACGAGCGCAGCGCCGATTTCTTTTCAAGCTCATCGAGCACCT includes the following:
- a CDS encoding anti-sigma factor; the protein is MKPNSGLEGFVERHRADFDNFEPRADLWDAIEARLDEPADEDETPTHVLPLNPTVSPTHLDTPAATTPSFAWQRYVAAAAVAIMLLAGGYGLRRADELNSSSGAVASADYALPAMEQQPNAVAEVVGAPEPMAVSAGQPAEQRLAASVRRMEAYYASQILEKQHELRQLDESATPGTMPQAADWKHELTALDSTYRQLRTELYRNPDPDAVLEAMNRNLQIRLDILNQQLRTREQIRQYHDESYAEVAK
- a CDS encoding PPC domain-containing DNA-binding protein yields the protein MRIFLPLLCLMLAFVAGHAQTTAVMQSPTVAKSSMHTLTLRLRPGQDLRQQLMALVKAEGIKAGAMITCVGSLTQVTLRLANQEGPTEYRGHFEIVSLVGTLAESGSHLHLSVADSTGRTIGGHLLDGNLIYTTAEVVVGVLGEVEFRREEDLTFGYKELTVRPKVPRKAGKRRP
- a CDS encoding DUF4442 domain-containing protein, producing the protein MSSSVPAAPAPLTDTPQLAAFRNKLLSPVKQRLFMLTQLPAAGFAGVRVESISLEAAAVSVPFAYFTKNPFRSVYFACLSMAAEMASGVLAMMHTTSGTPVSMLVVGMEADFHKKATTRIVFESVDGAAIAQAVAESRQTGQGRTVVATSTGRDAAGDVVAVFRITWSFRAKNR
- a CDS encoding diadenylate cyclase, with protein sequence MFSPLTVVSPPAIIVPAALEYTIWPYQHRFQQAAQVMADGIFDDLDQDLRPEVMLLGIPNDGGPAVCLEPEQCGLPAEAFGGVMVRGQFLRRAKEATMPLVEGYTTEMMTRRFEGMGLRLAVQEVLDELEKKSALRSFAGWPVLIGEFFVVTILRVRRKFLKAHPALQPNRFYTDGRPLASSLIEAAVRRFHEECIKSLTEPEPGSGLLQRPRDTDEVVRSAGKLLMDTPAQALGMDPAAAKLFNTLNTVSSLRYEGTAGVGQVLLARRGHPNVQEIFALTCPTPLSDYRAVRKLLQMTSNDVSLLADGENVYALGRQVGHYDSSREDLFVIGFLHHYVWEFRHGGQVLMRSSYGQPSLPQTRLSRSEFRQGLRQTFDLTDAAKVERLWEVLVEASRQQSGTLVVITTEALAEADRLKLQCTLIEPVPLTPLITRLVTAIDGAVLIDPEAYCYSIGVILDGKASGRGSSTRGARYNSALRYVESSPYPCMAIVVSEDGLVDILTKDTLPERH